A DNA window from Salvelinus fontinalis isolate EN_2023a chromosome 28, ASM2944872v1, whole genome shotgun sequence contains the following coding sequences:
- the LOC129826547 gene encoding zinc finger protein 703-like — MNNSPRGSDSHLRSPSPERTDNDRCNSLPRGTKIELVSVPSPSDPTRQARRLPIRILKMLSTHSSILLHPEYLQPLTSTPVSIELDAKKSPLALLAQTCSQIGKPDPPSSSKLGSLSSISLSDKESSGRSSSSGHKSGDQHQSLEDKSSFKPYNKTGEECRKDGLVTKGATDKAGFRVPSGGSGSSGSCPSFPPHSTSPSSTSPPLHSQVQSHRQTQSPSTQQQTSHSQALHIDNKPVSSDQASSDSSTGKKDSDHSKEKLDGAQLANSSHMRAIANSSNASSASSPRPESKADPQSSQSGLGSGHIAPVSPFKPGHSVFPMPPSSMGYHGSIVGAYAGYPSQFMDHTKSSLGMGIPGKHPSSSPLTGASPPSLMQGLCRDPYCLTYPNHPHLGGSNCNTCVHDPSSLKSGYQIMYPSHHLHSLHPSSLSSTTPTLSHPLYTYGYMLQNEPQPHACNWVSVGGPCDKRFSTSEELLAHLRTHTALPGGLDSKPLSAYPSSAASCHLHLPQPGSPGTLPSSFSLRGSPGLSLARYHPYSKAHLPGAPGLPMHSLQASSPYYSPYAIYSQRLGSASNLGYQ; from the exons ATGAACAATTCTCCCCGTGGATCTGACTCGCATTTACGCAGTCCGTCCCCTGAGCGTACCGATAACGACCGTTGTAATTCACTCCCGAGAGGAACTAAAATAGAGCTGGTTTCCGTACCTTCTCCATCAGATCCAACACGCCAGGCTAGAAGGCTGCCTATTCGGATTCTAAAGATGTTGAGCACTCACAGTAGCATCTTGCTACACCCAGAGTATCTCCAACCCCTGACATCCACGCCAGTAAGCATTGAG CTGGATGCTAAAAAGAGTCCTCTGGCCCTGCTGGCTCAGACCTGCTCACAGATCGGCAAACCAGACCCCCCCTCCTCATCCAAGCTgggctccctctcctccatcagcctCAGTGACAAGGAGTCATCCGGACGCTCCTCCAGCTCTGGCCACAAGTCTGGAGACCAGCACCAGTCTCTGGAGGATAAGTCCAGCTTCAAGCCTTACAACAAGACCGGAGAGGAATGCCGCAAGGATGGGTTGGTGACCAAGGGTGCTACAGACAAAGCTGGCTTCAGGGTGCCCAGTGGTGGATCCGGGAGCAGTGGCTCTTGCCCGTCTTTCCCCCCACACTCCACCTCTCCCAGCTCTACCTCCCCTCCCCTGCACTCCCAGGTCCAGTCCCACAGACAGACCCAGTCTCCCTCCACACAGCAGCAGACATCACACTCTCAGGCCCTGCACATAGACAACAAGCCTGTGAGCTCGGACCAGGCCAGCTCAGACAGCAGCACAGGGAAGAAAGATTCTGATCACAGTAAGGAGAAGCTGGACGGGGCCCAGCTAGCTAACTCCAGTCACATGCGGGCTATCGCCAACTCCAGCAATGCCAGCTCCGCTAGCAGCCCGCGGCCGGAGAGCAAGGCTGACCCACAGTCCTCTCAGTCTGGGTTAGGCTCCGGACACATTGCCCCTGTCTCCCCCTTCAAACCAGGCCATTCAGTCTTCCCCATGCCCCCCTCCTCCATGGGTTACCATGGCTCCATAGTGGGCGCCTATGCAGGCTACCCATCTCAGTTCATGGATCATACCAAGTCTAGTCTAGGGATGGGGATCCCAGGAAAgcaccccagctccagccccctcACTGGGGCCTCACCTCCTTCCCTCATGCAGGGTCTATGCAGGGACCCGTACTGTCTGACTTACCCCAACCACCCCCATCTAGGGGGCAGCAACTGCAATACATGTGTCCATGACCCCTCCTCTCTAAAATCAGGTTACCAAATCATGTACCCATCACACCACCTTCACTCCCTCCACCCCAGCTCTCTATCCTCCACCACCCCCACCCTGTCCCACCCGCTCTACACCTACGGCTACATGCTGCAGAACGAGCCCCAGCCACACGCCTGTAACTGGGTGTCAGTAGGAGGGCCGTGTGACAAACGTTTCTCCACCTCAGAGGAGCTGCTGGCCCACCTGCGTACTCACACGGCTCTACCTGGTGGGCTGGACAGTAAGCCCCTATCTGCCTACCCTTCCTCAGCCGCCTCCTGCCACCTCCACCTTCCCCAGCCCGGCAGCCCCGGCACCCTGCCCAGCTCCTTCTCCCTGCGGGGGTCACCTGGCCTGAGCCTGGCTCGCTACCACCCCTACAGCAAGGCCCACCTGCCCGGAGCCCCAGGCCTGCCCATGCACTCACTGCAGGCGTCCTCGCCCTACTACTCCCCCTATGCCATCTACAGCCAGAGACTAGGCTCAGCCTCCAACCTGGGCTACCAGTGA